In one Andrena cerasifolii isolate SP2316 chromosome 2, iyAndCera1_principal, whole genome shotgun sequence genomic region, the following are encoded:
- the LOC143378742 gene encoding uncharacterized protein LOC143378742 isoform X3 translates to MPKIFLIKNRLHQQQLRLLEAQHLGKSPPPCSGKESPLGSSEPLSLIVNKHQYREKPEDDRATTPESLRSTSPPSSPPPQWQSTSSTPTSTPPRRFISSILGGDVPYGSRGHVLTRAERKEYSSPPIVPSSNDASQFLTKSEKLVLPRPSTPPKTPRVEPPTRVSVIQRVPPQSQSSSRREDKVEVPQTQEPEQEQPIDYAVPKRKEEDEERGREGAKVSRTIGNSIARPLLAMRLSGPQVVHAAAGHGRSSSSGGNGASGSSNGSANSGGSSSSSSGGSGGYCGGGAVTGGSGGGGAVGGGAGGGGMNPGGNGGRGNYGPSSPPTGSLPPFYESLKGGNNLANFANQYNSTQGNGYLTPSPTVGMECDTGQQDVNSQHSQYNAQEGKQYSLLQNVCASYGLTLKEEEDLSPYKIQANDLLSGQYGAYDMTDTGMMVDMVTGAVVDPLQFTATLTFSSPSDHTALLESLSDAADLFLPRLPTEDGGNDLLEDSLHSPASAGSGIGQDAGQMTTPVEPSVDPFPEHSMALTRGFDTSRHYTAAPQHFNTSKLGLSYTTGESSYQSVPKERPELALHINQNHQHQPEPQLQQLQIQVQLQQQQQQQQQQQQQTTSPHQQQHQGLLSPGLSFTGSGLELDSASSVGGSLPSPGGGSCSLDAASTSTSPSCALMEHAPSPNATVSASVNAVQSTGQLGLPGDCQLEFVNGGHGIKNPLAIEGQRQAAATREEERAVRPPPGKDDDPNRFTCRVCSKNFSLQRLLNRHMKCHSDVKRYLCTFCGKGFNDTFDLKRHTRTHTGVRPYKCNLCEKSFTQRCSLESHCLKVHGVQHQYAYKERRTKVYVCEECGHTTQEPEVHYLHLKDKHPYSPALLKFYDKRHFKFTNSNFANMLLQVRT, encoded by the exons ATCGCGAGAAACCGGAGGATGATCGCGCGACCACCCCAGAATCCTTGCGCAGCACCAGCCCCCCGTCCTCGCCGCCCCCGCAGTGGCAGTCGACGAGCAGCACACCGACCAGCACGCCCCCGCGACGATTCATCTCGAGCATCCTCGGCGGCGATGTCCCGTACGGGAGCAGGGGCCACGTGCTGACCAGAGCGGAGCGCAAGGAGTACAGTAGCCCTCCTATCGTACCCTCCTCCAACGATGCTTCTCAGTTTCTCACGAAATCGGAGAAGCTGGTGCTGCCGAGACCCAGCACCCCTCCGAAGACGCCGCGCGTCGAGCCACCCACCAGGGTATCCGTTATACAGAGGGTTCCACCGCAGAGCCAATCGTCGTCCAGGAGGGAGGACAAAGTGGAGGTACCGCAGACTCAGGAACCGGAACAG GAGCAGCCCATCGATTACGCGGTGCCGAAGAgaaaggaggaggacgaggagcgaGGCCGCGAGGGTGCGAAAGTCTCGCGCACTATCGGAAACTCGATCGCCAGGCCTTTGCTGGCTATGAGGCTGTCCGGCCCCCAGGTGGTGCACGCTGCCGCTGGCCACGGGAGGTCCTCCAGTTCCGGTGGGAACGGCGCTTCCGGCTCGAGCAACGGCTCCGCGAACTCCGGGGGCTCGTCGTCCTCGAGTTCCGGAGGAAGCGGTGGTTATTGCGGCGGCGGAGCGGTCACTGGTGGCAGTGGGGGTGGTGGGGCTGTGGGTGGAGGCGCTGGAGGCGGCGGGATGAATCCAGGTGGCAACGGCGGCCGCGGTAACTACGGGCCCAGCTCACCACCCACTGGCTCCCTCCCGCCGTTTTACGAGTCCCTCAAAGGAGGCAACAATCTCGCCAACTTCGCCAACCAGTACAACAGCACTCAAG GAAACGGCTACCTGACACCATCGCCCACAGTAGGGATGGAGTGTGACACAGGTCAGCAGGACGTAAATTCCCAGCACTCGCAGTACAATGCCCAAGAAGGGAAGCAGTACTCTCTCCTGCAGAACGTCTGCGCATCCTACGGCCTGACTCTGAAGGAAGAGGAGGATCTATCACCGTACAAGATCCAGGCGAACGACTTGCTGTCGGGGCAGTACGGCGCCTACGACATGACTGACACAGGGATGATGGTGGACATGGTGACAGGCGCTGTTGTGGATCCACTTCAGTTCACCGCCACGCTCACCTTCAGCTCACCCTCCGACCACACGGCCCTCCTGGAGAGCCTCAGCGACGCTGCTGACCTCTTCCTGCCGAGGCTACCAACGGAGGACGGTGGCAACGACCTCCTGGAAGATTCGCTGCACTCGCCAGCCTCTGCTGGCAGCGGGATCGGCCAGGACGCAGGCCAGATGACCACTCCTGTCGAGCCCAGCGTCGATCCTTTCCCGGAGCACAGCATGGCCTTGACTAGAGGCTTCGACACGTCCAG GCACTACACTGCAGCTCCCCAGCACTTCAACACCTCCAAACTGGGATTGTCTTACACGACAGGGGAATCGAGCTACCAGTCAGTTCCCAAGGAACGTCCAGAACTGGCGCTTCACATCAACCAGAATCACCAGCATCAGCCGGAGCCACAATTGCAGCAGCTGCAAATACAGGTGCAgttgcagcagcagcaacagcaacagcaacaacagcagcagcaaacTACCTCGCCACACCAGCAGCAACACCAGGGACTGCTGAGTCCTGGATTGAGCTTCACTGGCAGTG GTTTGGAACTGGACTCCGCTAGCAGCGTGGGTGGAAGTCTGCCTAGCCCCGGAGGAGGAAGCTGTTCCTTGGACGCTGCGTCCACTAGCACTTCGCCATCTTGTGCGCTGATGGAGCATGCGCCAAGCCCCAACGCGACAGTGTCGGCCTCTGTGAACGCTGTACAATCAACGGGACAG TTGGGACTGCCAGGCGACTGCCAATTGGAGTTCGTCAACGGTGGGCACGGAATTAAAAATCCGTTAGCGATCGAGGGTCAGAGACAGGCAGCGGCCACTCGCGAGGAAGAGAGGGCTGTCCGACCTCCGCCTGGCAAG GACGACGACCCGAACCGCTTCACGTGCCGCGTTTGCAGCAAGAACTTCAGTTTGCAGCGGCTCCTGAACCGCCACATGAAGTGCCACAGCGACGTGAAGCGTTACCTGTGCACATTCTGCGGGAAGGGCTTCAACGACACGTTCGACCTGAAGAGGCACACCAGGACGCACACGGGTGTTCGACCGTACAAATGCAACCTATGCGAGAAGAGCTTCACGCAGAGATGCTCCCTGGAGAGTCACTGCCTCAAGGTCCACGGTGTTCAGCATCAGTACGCGTACAAAGAGCGACGCACAAAG GTATACGTCTGCGAAGAGTGCGGTCACACGACGCAGGAGCCCGAGGTCCACTACCTACACCTGAAGGACAAGCACCCTTACAGCCCAGCGTTGCTCAAGTTCTACGACAAGCGGCACTTCAAGTTCACCAACAGCAATTTCGCCAACATGCTCCTCCAGGTGCGCACGTAG
- the LOC143378742 gene encoding uncharacterized protein LOC143378742 isoform X4, which produces MLKIQNFPSFLRPLFTVPSNDSWGCLVTRDREKPEDDRATTPESLRSTSPPSSPPPQWQSTSSTPTSTPPRRFISSILGGDVPYGSRGHVLTRAERKEYSSPPIVPSSNDASQFLTKSEKLVLPRPSTPPKTPRVEPPTRVSVIQRVPPQSQSSSRREDKVEVPQTQEPEQEQPIDYAVPKRKEEDEERGREGAKVSRTIGNSIARPLLAMRLSGPQVVHAAAGHGRSSSSGGNGASGSSNGSANSGGSSSSSSGGSGGYCGGGAVTGGSGGGGAVGGGAGGGGMNPGGNGGRGNYGPSSPPTGSLPPFYESLKGGNNLANFANQYNSTQGNGYLTPSPTVGMECDTGQQDVNSQHSQYNAQEGKQYSLLQNVCASYGLTLKEEEDLSPYKIQANDLLSGQYGAYDMTDTGMMVDMVTGAVVDPLQFTATLTFSSPSDHTALLESLSDAADLFLPRLPTEDGGNDLLEDSLHSPASAGSGIGQDAGQMTTPVEPSVDPFPEHSMALTRGFDTSRHYTAAPQHFNTSKLGLSYTTGESSYQSVPKERPELALHINQNHQHQPEPQLQQLQIQVQLQQQQQQQQQQQQQTTSPHQQQHQGLLSPGLSFTGSGLELDSASSVGGSLPSPGGGSCSLDAASTSTSPSCALMEHAPSPNATVSASVNAVQSTGQVGEPPLTQRVSVLRQRLGLPGDCQLEFVNGGHGIKNPLAIEGQRQAAATREEERAVRPPPGKDDDPNRFTCRVCSKNFSLQRLLNRHMKCHSDVKRYLCTFCGKGFNDTFDLKRHTRTHTGVRPYKCNLCEKSFTQRCSLESHCLKVHGVQHQYAYKERRTKVYVCEECGHTTQEPEVHYLHLKDKHPYSPALLKFYDKRHFKFTNSNFANMLLQVRT; this is translated from the exons ATCGCGAGAAACCGGAGGATGATCGCGCGACCACCCCAGAATCCTTGCGCAGCACCAGCCCCCCGTCCTCGCCGCCCCCGCAGTGGCAGTCGACGAGCAGCACACCGACCAGCACGCCCCCGCGACGATTCATCTCGAGCATCCTCGGCGGCGATGTCCCGTACGGGAGCAGGGGCCACGTGCTGACCAGAGCGGAGCGCAAGGAGTACAGTAGCCCTCCTATCGTACCCTCCTCCAACGATGCTTCTCAGTTTCTCACGAAATCGGAGAAGCTGGTGCTGCCGAGACCCAGCACCCCTCCGAAGACGCCGCGCGTCGAGCCACCCACCAGGGTATCCGTTATACAGAGGGTTCCACCGCAGAGCCAATCGTCGTCCAGGAGGGAGGACAAAGTGGAGGTACCGCAGACTCAGGAACCGGAACAG GAGCAGCCCATCGATTACGCGGTGCCGAAGAgaaaggaggaggacgaggagcgaGGCCGCGAGGGTGCGAAAGTCTCGCGCACTATCGGAAACTCGATCGCCAGGCCTTTGCTGGCTATGAGGCTGTCCGGCCCCCAGGTGGTGCACGCTGCCGCTGGCCACGGGAGGTCCTCCAGTTCCGGTGGGAACGGCGCTTCCGGCTCGAGCAACGGCTCCGCGAACTCCGGGGGCTCGTCGTCCTCGAGTTCCGGAGGAAGCGGTGGTTATTGCGGCGGCGGAGCGGTCACTGGTGGCAGTGGGGGTGGTGGGGCTGTGGGTGGAGGCGCTGGAGGCGGCGGGATGAATCCAGGTGGCAACGGCGGCCGCGGTAACTACGGGCCCAGCTCACCACCCACTGGCTCCCTCCCGCCGTTTTACGAGTCCCTCAAAGGAGGCAACAATCTCGCCAACTTCGCCAACCAGTACAACAGCACTCAAG GAAACGGCTACCTGACACCATCGCCCACAGTAGGGATGGAGTGTGACACAGGTCAGCAGGACGTAAATTCCCAGCACTCGCAGTACAATGCCCAAGAAGGGAAGCAGTACTCTCTCCTGCAGAACGTCTGCGCATCCTACGGCCTGACTCTGAAGGAAGAGGAGGATCTATCACCGTACAAGATCCAGGCGAACGACTTGCTGTCGGGGCAGTACGGCGCCTACGACATGACTGACACAGGGATGATGGTGGACATGGTGACAGGCGCTGTTGTGGATCCACTTCAGTTCACCGCCACGCTCACCTTCAGCTCACCCTCCGACCACACGGCCCTCCTGGAGAGCCTCAGCGACGCTGCTGACCTCTTCCTGCCGAGGCTACCAACGGAGGACGGTGGCAACGACCTCCTGGAAGATTCGCTGCACTCGCCAGCCTCTGCTGGCAGCGGGATCGGCCAGGACGCAGGCCAGATGACCACTCCTGTCGAGCCCAGCGTCGATCCTTTCCCGGAGCACAGCATGGCCTTGACTAGAGGCTTCGACACGTCCAG GCACTACACTGCAGCTCCCCAGCACTTCAACACCTCCAAACTGGGATTGTCTTACACGACAGGGGAATCGAGCTACCAGTCAGTTCCCAAGGAACGTCCAGAACTGGCGCTTCACATCAACCAGAATCACCAGCATCAGCCGGAGCCACAATTGCAGCAGCTGCAAATACAGGTGCAgttgcagcagcagcaacagcaacagcaacaacagcagcagcaaacTACCTCGCCACACCAGCAGCAACACCAGGGACTGCTGAGTCCTGGATTGAGCTTCACTGGCAGTG GTTTGGAACTGGACTCCGCTAGCAGCGTGGGTGGAAGTCTGCCTAGCCCCGGAGGAGGAAGCTGTTCCTTGGACGCTGCGTCCACTAGCACTTCGCCATCTTGTGCGCTGATGGAGCATGCGCCAAGCCCCAACGCGACAGTGTCGGCCTCTGTGAACGCTGTACAATCAACGGGACAGGTCGGGGAACCACCACTGACGCAACGGGTCAGTGTACTTCGGCAAAGG TTGGGACTGCCAGGCGACTGCCAATTGGAGTTCGTCAACGGTGGGCACGGAATTAAAAATCCGTTAGCGATCGAGGGTCAGAGACAGGCAGCGGCCACTCGCGAGGAAGAGAGGGCTGTCCGACCTCCGCCTGGCAAG GACGACGACCCGAACCGCTTCACGTGCCGCGTTTGCAGCAAGAACTTCAGTTTGCAGCGGCTCCTGAACCGCCACATGAAGTGCCACAGCGACGTGAAGCGTTACCTGTGCACATTCTGCGGGAAGGGCTTCAACGACACGTTCGACCTGAAGAGGCACACCAGGACGCACACGGGTGTTCGACCGTACAAATGCAACCTATGCGAGAAGAGCTTCACGCAGAGATGCTCCCTGGAGAGTCACTGCCTCAAGGTCCACGGTGTTCAGCATCAGTACGCGTACAAAGAGCGACGCACAAAG GTATACGTCTGCGAAGAGTGCGGTCACACGACGCAGGAGCCCGAGGTCCACTACCTACACCTGAAGGACAAGCACCCTTACAGCCCAGCGTTGCTCAAGTTCTACGACAAGCGGCACTTCAAGTTCACCAACAGCAATTTCGCCAACATGCTCCTCCAGGTGCGCACGTAG
- the LOC143378742 gene encoding uncharacterized protein LOC143378742 isoform X5 — protein MPKIFLIKNRLHQQQLRLLEAQHLGKSPPPCSGKESPLGSSEPLSLIVNKHQYREKPEDDRATTPESLRSTSPPSSPPPQWQSTSSTPTSTPPRRFISSILGGDVPYGSRGHVLTRAERKEYSSPPIVPSSNDASQFLTKSEKLVLPRPSTPPKTPRVEPPTRVSVIQRVPPQSQSSSRREDKVEVPQTQEPEQEQPIDYAVPKRKEEDEERGREGAKVSRTIGNSIARPLLAMRLSGPQVVHAAAGHGRSSSSGGNGASGSSNGSANSGGSSSSSSGGSGGYCGGGAVTGGSGGGGAVGGGAGGGGMNPGGNGGRGNYGPSSPPTGSLPPFYESLKGGNNLANFANQYNSTQGNGYLTPSPTVGMECDTGQQDVNSQHSQYNAQEGKQYSLLQNVCASYGLTLKEEEDLSPYKIQANDLLSGQYGAYDMTDTGMMVDMVTGAVVDPLQFTATLTFSSPSDHTALLESLSDAADLFLPRLPTEDGGNDLLEDSLHSPASAGSGIGQDAGQMTTPVEPSVDPFPEHSMALTRGFDTSRHYTAAPQHFNTSKLGLSYTTGESSYQSVPKERPELALHINQNHQHQPEPQLQQLQIQVQLQQQQQQQQQQQQQTTSPHQQQHQGLLSPGLSFTGSGLELDSASSVGGSLPSPGGGSCSLDAASTSTSPSCALMEHAPSPNATVSASVNAVQSTGQVGEPPLTQRVSVLRQRLGLPGDCQLEFVNGGHGIKNPLAIEGQRQAAATREEERAVRPPPGKANAAKVHRFSRTTTRTASRAAFAARTSVCSGS, from the exons ATCGCGAGAAACCGGAGGATGATCGCGCGACCACCCCAGAATCCTTGCGCAGCACCAGCCCCCCGTCCTCGCCGCCCCCGCAGTGGCAGTCGACGAGCAGCACACCGACCAGCACGCCCCCGCGACGATTCATCTCGAGCATCCTCGGCGGCGATGTCCCGTACGGGAGCAGGGGCCACGTGCTGACCAGAGCGGAGCGCAAGGAGTACAGTAGCCCTCCTATCGTACCCTCCTCCAACGATGCTTCTCAGTTTCTCACGAAATCGGAGAAGCTGGTGCTGCCGAGACCCAGCACCCCTCCGAAGACGCCGCGCGTCGAGCCACCCACCAGGGTATCCGTTATACAGAGGGTTCCACCGCAGAGCCAATCGTCGTCCAGGAGGGAGGACAAAGTGGAGGTACCGCAGACTCAGGAACCGGAACAG GAGCAGCCCATCGATTACGCGGTGCCGAAGAgaaaggaggaggacgaggagcgaGGCCGCGAGGGTGCGAAAGTCTCGCGCACTATCGGAAACTCGATCGCCAGGCCTTTGCTGGCTATGAGGCTGTCCGGCCCCCAGGTGGTGCACGCTGCCGCTGGCCACGGGAGGTCCTCCAGTTCCGGTGGGAACGGCGCTTCCGGCTCGAGCAACGGCTCCGCGAACTCCGGGGGCTCGTCGTCCTCGAGTTCCGGAGGAAGCGGTGGTTATTGCGGCGGCGGAGCGGTCACTGGTGGCAGTGGGGGTGGTGGGGCTGTGGGTGGAGGCGCTGGAGGCGGCGGGATGAATCCAGGTGGCAACGGCGGCCGCGGTAACTACGGGCCCAGCTCACCACCCACTGGCTCCCTCCCGCCGTTTTACGAGTCCCTCAAAGGAGGCAACAATCTCGCCAACTTCGCCAACCAGTACAACAGCACTCAAG GAAACGGCTACCTGACACCATCGCCCACAGTAGGGATGGAGTGTGACACAGGTCAGCAGGACGTAAATTCCCAGCACTCGCAGTACAATGCCCAAGAAGGGAAGCAGTACTCTCTCCTGCAGAACGTCTGCGCATCCTACGGCCTGACTCTGAAGGAAGAGGAGGATCTATCACCGTACAAGATCCAGGCGAACGACTTGCTGTCGGGGCAGTACGGCGCCTACGACATGACTGACACAGGGATGATGGTGGACATGGTGACAGGCGCTGTTGTGGATCCACTTCAGTTCACCGCCACGCTCACCTTCAGCTCACCCTCCGACCACACGGCCCTCCTGGAGAGCCTCAGCGACGCTGCTGACCTCTTCCTGCCGAGGCTACCAACGGAGGACGGTGGCAACGACCTCCTGGAAGATTCGCTGCACTCGCCAGCCTCTGCTGGCAGCGGGATCGGCCAGGACGCAGGCCAGATGACCACTCCTGTCGAGCCCAGCGTCGATCCTTTCCCGGAGCACAGCATGGCCTTGACTAGAGGCTTCGACACGTCCAG GCACTACACTGCAGCTCCCCAGCACTTCAACACCTCCAAACTGGGATTGTCTTACACGACAGGGGAATCGAGCTACCAGTCAGTTCCCAAGGAACGTCCAGAACTGGCGCTTCACATCAACCAGAATCACCAGCATCAGCCGGAGCCACAATTGCAGCAGCTGCAAATACAGGTGCAgttgcagcagcagcaacagcaacagcaacaacagcagcagcaaacTACCTCGCCACACCAGCAGCAACACCAGGGACTGCTGAGTCCTGGATTGAGCTTCACTGGCAGTG GTTTGGAACTGGACTCCGCTAGCAGCGTGGGTGGAAGTCTGCCTAGCCCCGGAGGAGGAAGCTGTTCCTTGGACGCTGCGTCCACTAGCACTTCGCCATCTTGTGCGCTGATGGAGCATGCGCCAAGCCCCAACGCGACAGTGTCGGCCTCTGTGAACGCTGTACAATCAACGGGACAGGTCGGGGAACCACCACTGACGCAACGGGTCAGTGTACTTCGGCAAAGG TTGGGACTGCCAGGCGACTGCCAATTGGAGTTCGTCAACGGTGGGCACGGAATTAAAAATCCGTTAGCGATCGAGGGTCAGAGACAGGCAGCGGCCACTCGCGAGGAAGAGAGGGCTGTCCGACCTCCGCCTGGCAAG GCAAATGCAGCAAAGGTTCATCGATTTTCCAGGACGACGACCCGAACCGCTTCACGTGCCGCGTTTGCAGCAAGAACTTCAGTTTGCAGCGGCTCCTGA
- the LOC143378742 gene encoding uncharacterized protein LOC143378742 isoform X1, translated as MPKIFLIKNRLHQQQLRLLEAQHLGKSPPPCSGKESPLGSSEPLSLIVNKHQYREKPEDDRATTPESLRSTSPPSSPPPQWQSTSSTPTSTPPRRFISSILGGDVPYGSRGHVLTRAERKEYSSPPIVPSSNDASQFLTKSEKLVLPRPSTPPKTPRVEPPTRVSVIQRVPPQSQSSSRREDKVEVPQTQEPEQEQPIDYAVPKRKEEDEERGREGAKVSRTIGNSIARPLLAMRLSGPQVVHAAAGHGRSSSSGGNGASGSSNGSANSGGSSSSSSGGSGGYCGGGAVTGGSGGGGAVGGGAGGGGMNPGGNGGRGNYGPSSPPTGSLPPFYESLKGGNNLANFANQYNSTQGNGYLTPSPTVGMECDTGQQDVNSQHSQYNAQEGKQYSLLQNVCASYGLTLKEEEDLSPYKIQANDLLSGQYGAYDMTDTGMMVDMVTGAVVDPLQFTATLTFSSPSDHTALLESLSDAADLFLPRLPTEDGGNDLLEDSLHSPASAGSGIGQDAGQMTTPVEPSVDPFPEHSMALTRGFDTSRHYTAAPQHFNTSKLGLSYTTGESSYQSVPKERPELALHINQNHQHQPEPQLQQLQIQVQLQQQQQQQQQQQQQTTSPHQQQHQGLLSPGLSFTGSGLELDSASSVGGSLPSPGGGSCSLDAASTSTSPSCALMEHAPSPNATVSASVNAVQSTGQVGEPPLTQRVSVLRQRLGLPGDCQLEFVNGGHGIKNPLAIEGQRQAAATREEERAVRPPPGKDDDPNRFTCRVCSKNFSLQRLLNRHMKCHSDVKRYLCTFCGKGFNDTFDLKRHTRTHTGVRPYKCNLCEKSFTQRCSLESHCLKVHGVQHQYAYKERRTKVYVCEECGHTTQEPEVHYLHLKDKHPYSPALLKFYDKRHFKFTNSNFANMLLQVRT; from the exons ATCGCGAGAAACCGGAGGATGATCGCGCGACCACCCCAGAATCCTTGCGCAGCACCAGCCCCCCGTCCTCGCCGCCCCCGCAGTGGCAGTCGACGAGCAGCACACCGACCAGCACGCCCCCGCGACGATTCATCTCGAGCATCCTCGGCGGCGATGTCCCGTACGGGAGCAGGGGCCACGTGCTGACCAGAGCGGAGCGCAAGGAGTACAGTAGCCCTCCTATCGTACCCTCCTCCAACGATGCTTCTCAGTTTCTCACGAAATCGGAGAAGCTGGTGCTGCCGAGACCCAGCACCCCTCCGAAGACGCCGCGCGTCGAGCCACCCACCAGGGTATCCGTTATACAGAGGGTTCCACCGCAGAGCCAATCGTCGTCCAGGAGGGAGGACAAAGTGGAGGTACCGCAGACTCAGGAACCGGAACAG GAGCAGCCCATCGATTACGCGGTGCCGAAGAgaaaggaggaggacgaggagcgaGGCCGCGAGGGTGCGAAAGTCTCGCGCACTATCGGAAACTCGATCGCCAGGCCTTTGCTGGCTATGAGGCTGTCCGGCCCCCAGGTGGTGCACGCTGCCGCTGGCCACGGGAGGTCCTCCAGTTCCGGTGGGAACGGCGCTTCCGGCTCGAGCAACGGCTCCGCGAACTCCGGGGGCTCGTCGTCCTCGAGTTCCGGAGGAAGCGGTGGTTATTGCGGCGGCGGAGCGGTCACTGGTGGCAGTGGGGGTGGTGGGGCTGTGGGTGGAGGCGCTGGAGGCGGCGGGATGAATCCAGGTGGCAACGGCGGCCGCGGTAACTACGGGCCCAGCTCACCACCCACTGGCTCCCTCCCGCCGTTTTACGAGTCCCTCAAAGGAGGCAACAATCTCGCCAACTTCGCCAACCAGTACAACAGCACTCAAG GAAACGGCTACCTGACACCATCGCCCACAGTAGGGATGGAGTGTGACACAGGTCAGCAGGACGTAAATTCCCAGCACTCGCAGTACAATGCCCAAGAAGGGAAGCAGTACTCTCTCCTGCAGAACGTCTGCGCATCCTACGGCCTGACTCTGAAGGAAGAGGAGGATCTATCACCGTACAAGATCCAGGCGAACGACTTGCTGTCGGGGCAGTACGGCGCCTACGACATGACTGACACAGGGATGATGGTGGACATGGTGACAGGCGCTGTTGTGGATCCACTTCAGTTCACCGCCACGCTCACCTTCAGCTCACCCTCCGACCACACGGCCCTCCTGGAGAGCCTCAGCGACGCTGCTGACCTCTTCCTGCCGAGGCTACCAACGGAGGACGGTGGCAACGACCTCCTGGAAGATTCGCTGCACTCGCCAGCCTCTGCTGGCAGCGGGATCGGCCAGGACGCAGGCCAGATGACCACTCCTGTCGAGCCCAGCGTCGATCCTTTCCCGGAGCACAGCATGGCCTTGACTAGAGGCTTCGACACGTCCAG GCACTACACTGCAGCTCCCCAGCACTTCAACACCTCCAAACTGGGATTGTCTTACACGACAGGGGAATCGAGCTACCAGTCAGTTCCCAAGGAACGTCCAGAACTGGCGCTTCACATCAACCAGAATCACCAGCATCAGCCGGAGCCACAATTGCAGCAGCTGCAAATACAGGTGCAgttgcagcagcagcaacagcaacagcaacaacagcagcagcaaacTACCTCGCCACACCAGCAGCAACACCAGGGACTGCTGAGTCCTGGATTGAGCTTCACTGGCAGTG GTTTGGAACTGGACTCCGCTAGCAGCGTGGGTGGAAGTCTGCCTAGCCCCGGAGGAGGAAGCTGTTCCTTGGACGCTGCGTCCACTAGCACTTCGCCATCTTGTGCGCTGATGGAGCATGCGCCAAGCCCCAACGCGACAGTGTCGGCCTCTGTGAACGCTGTACAATCAACGGGACAGGTCGGGGAACCACCACTGACGCAACGGGTCAGTGTACTTCGGCAAAGG TTGGGACTGCCAGGCGACTGCCAATTGGAGTTCGTCAACGGTGGGCACGGAATTAAAAATCCGTTAGCGATCGAGGGTCAGAGACAGGCAGCGGCCACTCGCGAGGAAGAGAGGGCTGTCCGACCTCCGCCTGGCAAG GACGACGACCCGAACCGCTTCACGTGCCGCGTTTGCAGCAAGAACTTCAGTTTGCAGCGGCTCCTGAACCGCCACATGAAGTGCCACAGCGACGTGAAGCGTTACCTGTGCACATTCTGCGGGAAGGGCTTCAACGACACGTTCGACCTGAAGAGGCACACCAGGACGCACACGGGTGTTCGACCGTACAAATGCAACCTATGCGAGAAGAGCTTCACGCAGAGATGCTCCCTGGAGAGTCACTGCCTCAAGGTCCACGGTGTTCAGCATCAGTACGCGTACAAAGAGCGACGCACAAAG GTATACGTCTGCGAAGAGTGCGGTCACACGACGCAGGAGCCCGAGGTCCACTACCTACACCTGAAGGACAAGCACCCTTACAGCCCAGCGTTGCTCAAGTTCTACGACAAGCGGCACTTCAAGTTCACCAACAGCAATTTCGCCAACATGCTCCTCCAGGTGCGCACGTAG